A genome region from Paenibacillus pabuli includes the following:
- a CDS encoding ABC transporter substrate-binding protein — MRRSLKVISLLMLVMVVVLTACSSGNGGDSAGGAGGKVDLSMTIWGSEDEKKIYQERLDIVKQTYPDINVKLNVVAGDYDQKVQTMIAGGTAPDIMMIAENYQAYASKNQIIPLDEMIQANNVNMSERYSDDIANLMKYDGKQFGMPDRAGAMVLFYNKDLFDKAGVEYPTKDWTQEDLLEAAKKLTVKENGKTVQWGYYPGSWWPQWMQLIYQNGGSLFDESGKPTFNTEPVRNALQFMNDLIFTHGAGPTPTEIADMGNIGADPLFAQGKIAMETTGFWNIGSLAKVEGINWDISPVWGETNAFFNGFTITNASKHKEEAFKIIEALTTPEAQMPMIKAGQDAPATKAGLSSDEFLNAEYGGKKINMAAFSESTIYAEPFNPQWNEMMKLINDKLGVYFNNKASLDDTVTEIQSGLERLYK, encoded by the coding sequence ATGAGAAGAAGTTTAAAGGTCATTTCGTTATTGATGTTGGTTATGGTCGTGGTTCTGACAGCTTGCAGCAGCGGAAACGGCGGCGATTCAGCCGGCGGGGCTGGAGGCAAGGTTGATCTGAGCATGACGATCTGGGGCTCGGAGGACGAGAAGAAGATTTACCAGGAGAGACTCGACATTGTGAAACAAACCTATCCCGATATTAACGTGAAGCTCAACGTGGTTGCCGGAGATTATGACCAAAAGGTACAGACCATGATCGCGGGGGGAACTGCACCCGACATCATGATGATTGCCGAGAACTATCAGGCGTACGCCTCCAAAAATCAGATTATCCCGCTGGATGAGATGATCCAAGCAAATAATGTCAACATGTCAGAACGCTATTCCGATGACATCGCGAACCTCATGAAATACGATGGCAAGCAGTTCGGCATGCCGGATCGCGCAGGCGCGATGGTACTCTTTTATAACAAGGATCTGTTCGACAAGGCTGGCGTGGAATACCCAACCAAGGATTGGACCCAGGAAGACCTGCTCGAAGCAGCCAAGAAGCTGACGGTGAAGGAGAACGGCAAGACGGTTCAATGGGGGTACTACCCAGGAAGCTGGTGGCCGCAATGGATGCAGTTGATCTACCAGAATGGCGGCTCGCTGTTTGACGAAAGTGGCAAGCCAACCTTCAATACCGAACCGGTGCGCAATGCACTGCAGTTCATGAATGACCTGATCTTCACGCACGGTGCAGGACCGACGCCGACAGAGATTGCCGACATGGGCAATATCGGTGCAGACCCGCTGTTCGCTCAGGGCAAAATCGCAATGGAAACAACCGGATTCTGGAACATCGGCTCACTGGCGAAGGTGGAAGGCATTAACTGGGATATCTCTCCGGTATGGGGTGAGACAAACGCATTCTTCAACGGCTTCACCATCACGAATGCGTCCAAACACAAGGAGGAAGCGTTCAAGATCATTGAAGCACTTACGACGCCTGAGGCACAGATGCCGATGATCAAGGCGGGACAGGATGCACCGGCTACGAAGGCGGGACTGTCCAGCGATGAATTCCTGAATGCGGAATATGGCGGCAAGAAGATCAACATGGCTGCTTTCAGTGAATCGACCATTTATGCAGAACCGTTCAACCCGCAATGGAACGAAATGATGAAACTGATCAATGACAAGCTTGGCGTTTACTTCAACAACAAGGCCTCACTGGATGATACGGTAACCGAAATTCAGAGTGGACTGGAACGACTCTACAAATAG
- a CDS encoding carbohydrate ABC transporter permease has product MRKKDGKWFYLFISPWLIGFLGLTLGPILFSIYMSFTNWDLFQTPEFIGIDNYKTLLTDDPLFWKSVGNTFFYALISIPLGMSISLWIAYYLNKKIKGITFFRILFYLPSVVPVVASSLLFIHLLAPTEGLINKALSIFGIPGPAWLLDPNWVKPALILMSLWGVGGGVVLLLAGMKGIPQELYEAAAIDGAKSTQSFFHITFPMLTPVIFFNLVTGMIGALQTFAQVFIVTAGGPDNASQMVVPYLFQNAFQFYKMGYASAIAWVLFIIIMALTLVVFRSSALWVHYEEGKANE; this is encoded by the coding sequence GTGAGAAAAAAAGACGGGAAATGGTTTTATCTCTTCATCTCGCCTTGGCTGATCGGTTTCCTGGGGCTTACCCTGGGTCCGATCCTGTTTTCCATCTATATGAGCTTCACCAACTGGGATCTGTTCCAGACCCCGGAATTTATCGGTATCGATAACTACAAAACGCTGCTCACCGATGATCCGCTGTTCTGGAAGTCCGTGGGCAATACGTTCTTCTATGCATTGATATCCATTCCGCTGGGGATGTCGATTTCCCTCTGGATTGCCTATTATCTGAACAAAAAAATCAAGGGCATTACCTTCTTTCGCATATTGTTCTATCTGCCGTCGGTCGTACCAGTCGTAGCAAGCTCGCTGCTCTTCATTCATTTGCTGGCACCGACCGAAGGATTGATCAACAAAGCTCTGTCCATCTTCGGCATTCCGGGTCCTGCCTGGCTGCTCGACCCGAACTGGGTCAAACCTGCATTGATTCTCATGTCCCTCTGGGGTGTTGGGGGTGGCGTGGTACTGCTGCTGGCGGGTATGAAAGGCATTCCCCAGGAGCTGTACGAGGCCGCTGCCATTGACGGGGCGAAGAGCACACAGTCTTTCTTCCATATTACTTTTCCAATGCTCACGCCCGTCATATTCTTCAACCTGGTTACCGGAATGATCGGAGCGCTGCAGACGTTCGCGCAGGTGTTCATCGTTACAGCGGGCGGCCCTGACAATGCGAGCCAGATGGTCGTTCCTTACCTGTTTCAAAATGCATTCCAGTTCTACAAAATGGGCTACGCCTCAGCCATAGCCTGGGTGCTGTTCATTATCATCATGGCACTCACCCTGGTTGTGTTCCGTTCATCGGCACTATGGGTGCACTACGAGGAGGGAAAAGCCAATGAGTAA
- a CDS encoding carbohydrate ABC transporter permease produces the protein MSNPSAAEKTISYIFLVLVGVLLASPFLYMISIALASDATTVKSAFTFVPMEFQWSNFYTIFTNNNLGTYLKNSIIITVFTIVGSVLSASIVSYGFARIKAKGSRFLFIVLLSTMMIPGEVTMVPQFIIFRHLDWINTFYPLIVPSFFAGAFNVFLIRQFVMSIPKSLDEAAMIDGMGHPGIYWRIIMPLTYPILAAIAIFSFSYNWGNFMGPLIYINDPEKMPLALGVQLLTTVGGGQMPPWNLVMIASLFLTIPMVLVYLFGQRYVYEANISGGSSGIK, from the coding sequence ATGAGTAATCCATCCGCTGCAGAGAAAACGATATCCTACATTTTTCTGGTCCTGGTCGGGGTGCTGCTTGCTTCCCCCTTCCTGTACATGATCTCGATCGCGCTGGCGAGTGATGCAACGACGGTGAAATCAGCCTTTACATTCGTGCCGATGGAGTTTCAATGGTCGAACTTCTACACGATTTTCACCAACAACAACCTGGGCACTTATCTGAAAAATTCAATCATCATTACCGTGTTCACCATCGTGGGCTCGGTACTGTCAGCTTCCATCGTTTCTTATGGCTTCGCCCGCATCAAGGCCAAAGGCAGCCGGTTTCTGTTCATCGTTCTGCTGAGCACCATGATGATTCCGGGTGAGGTCACCATGGTGCCGCAGTTCATCATCTTCCGTCATCTGGACTGGATCAATACGTTTTATCCGCTCATCGTACCGAGCTTCTTCGCAGGGGCATTCAACGTATTCCTGATTCGCCAGTTCGTGATGAGCATTCCGAAGTCGCTGGATGAAGCGGCGATGATCGACGGCATGGGACATCCGGGCATCTACTGGAGGATCATCATGCCGCTGACGTATCCCATCCTGGCGGCCATTGCCATTTTCTCGTTTTCCTATAATTGGGGGAACTTCATGGGGCCGCTCATTTACATTAATGATCCGGAGAAGATGCCACTCGCACTCGGCGTTCAGCTTCTTACCACAGTAGGTGGCGGGCAGATGCCTCCTTGGAACCTGGTCATGATTGCTTCCTTGTTCCTAACCATTCCGATGGTGCTGGTCTATCTGTTTGGACAGCGTTATGTCTATGAAGCCAATATTAGCGGGGGCAGCAGCGGAATCAAGTAA
- a CDS encoding glycoside hydrolase family 30 protein — translation MADNKQRSSRKRSYTLIGMALIVLLVGGGIIVNHFANERSRTLAFESEPVRLQLEKSYDHFEGWGTSLAWWANDLGGWKDQAKVDEVMDLVFDAEKGLGLNIVRYNIGGEENPEMKALRPGGDVPGFQPEPGVWDWKADAGQRSVLQGSLERGVNIAEAFSNSPPYWMTISGSVTGAVDGGNNLREDQYDAFADYLTEVVKHYRDEWGITFRTLDPLNEPSSDWWKKGNMQEGSHFTNDKQAEIIKKVAASLKSKGLDGTVISAADDNSIDETVHNFSIYDQDTLDVIAQINTHSYNGSKMEELRTLAERHGKKLWMSEYGTGGSEPHHHEDMTSVQELAERIMFDLKIMQPSAWVYWQAVEDEGANNNWGFIHANFNGEEQYEMTKQYYGMAQFTKFIRPGTKIIPTDDGRTLAAYDADRKRLVLVIRNELSAGKKAFDLQSSFDVANSSTAQVYQTSPDRNMEQLEDIPVYANGLEVSVADNSVTTVVLEGVTLKAGQ, via the coding sequence ATGGCCGATAACAAACAACGCAGCAGCCGCAAAAGGAGCTATACCTTGATCGGTATGGCCCTGATTGTGCTTCTGGTGGGAGGAGGAATCATCGTGAATCATTTTGCCAATGAAAGATCCAGGACGCTTGCATTTGAGAGTGAGCCGGTACGTTTGCAACTGGAAAAGTCCTATGACCATTTTGAAGGATGGGGCACGTCACTCGCGTGGTGGGCCAACGATCTGGGGGGATGGAAGGATCAGGCCAAGGTCGATGAAGTGATGGATCTGGTGTTTGATGCGGAAAAAGGGCTGGGACTGAACATCGTCCGTTACAATATCGGCGGAGAGGAAAACCCGGAGATGAAGGCGCTTCGCCCCGGCGGAGATGTTCCCGGCTTCCAGCCTGAACCGGGCGTGTGGGACTGGAAGGCGGATGCAGGGCAGCGGTCTGTATTACAAGGCTCCCTGGAACGCGGAGTCAACATTGCTGAAGCGTTCTCCAACTCACCACCGTATTGGATGACGATCAGCGGATCGGTCACGGGTGCCGTGGACGGCGGCAATAATCTGCGTGAGGATCAGTATGATGCCTTTGCCGATTATTTGACCGAAGTGGTGAAGCATTACCGGGATGAGTGGGGCATTACGTTCCGGACGCTTGATCCGCTGAATGAACCTTCCTCGGACTGGTGGAAGAAAGGTAATATGCAGGAGGGCAGCCATTTCACCAATGACAAGCAGGCTGAGATTATTAAGAAGGTGGCTGCATCCCTGAAAAGCAAGGGGTTGGATGGAACGGTGATCAGTGCTGCGGACGACAACAGCATTGATGAGACGGTGCACAACTTCAGCATCTATGATCAGGATACGCTGGATGTGATCGCCCAGATCAACACCCACTCTTATAATGGAAGCAAAATGGAGGAACTGCGGACCCTGGCTGAGCGGCATGGCAAGAAACTGTGGATGTCTGAGTATGGTACAGGAGGCAGTGAACCACATCATCACGAGGATATGACATCCGTACAGGAACTGGCGGAGCGGATAATGTTTGATCTGAAGATTATGCAGCCTTCCGCCTGGGTCTACTGGCAGGCAGTTGAAGATGAAGGTGCGAATAATAACTGGGGCTTCATCCATGCTAATTTTAACGGGGAAGAGCAGTATGAGATGACGAAGCAGTATTACGGCATGGCCCAGTTCACCAAGTTCATTCGTCCGGGTACGAAGATTATACCGACCGATGATGGACGTACGCTGGCTGCCTATGACGCAGATCGCAAGAGACTGGTGTTGGTCATTCGTAATGAACTGTCTGCCGGGAAAAAGGCGTTTGATTTGCAGTCTTCTTTTGACGTTGCAAATTCGTCCACCGCGCAGGTGTACCAGACCTCACCGGACCGGAATATGGAACAGCTTGAGGATATTCCGGTGTATGCCAATGGATTGGAAGTGTCTGTGGCGGACAATTCCGTGACAACCGTCGTTCTGGAAGGTGTAACGCTGAAAGCGGGCCAATAG
- a CDS encoding beta-galactosidase has protein sequence MTEKPSLLLHEQEQITDPGADNRVSSEWSYDRHSFMWNGQRVFLNSATIHYFRMPREEWREVLVKAKLAGMNCIDTYFAWNVHEPEEGQWAFDGDHDCGAFLDLCAELGMWVIARPGPFICAEWDFGGFPYWLETKPNMKFRENNETYLHYVDLYFDRIVPIIRERQVSAGGSVILVQVENEYGYLMDDVAASDHMYYLRDGLLRRGIDVPLITCVGGAEGTIEGANFWSGADGHYAKLRAKQPDTPKMVTEFWTGWFENWGGPSAIQKTAPLLEKRLMEILRAGYTGISHYMFYGGTNFGGYGGRTVGSSDIFMITSYDYDAPLNEYGRVTPKYAVTKKWSYFVNAFGAFLMASEEIPEAEIGVRHPSGISVRGRRFGDQNIWFLESHLDERQTVPITLEEGWTLPVALGPGQIVPVFDRIRIADDVFLTGGAWIAGNEIVSGERTLFIVGDTGQRSVVELEAPSLRVISSSMQLLLDHDPVSDVRRLDLYHFREPGTVRLEAGGVPLRIIVLDSEAMDRTWRIEGVSQEQLRYAIGLDDVNLLPSGQVEGMISDPDRSILLLGGWPGGEQMLTGREFIHRVTAAESNCAEDTHHNHAAKGTHHEQLPTLPMPPRLPESPDVSRITLEAIGQSPSGQPEHFAKYGQDYGYLLYECDFHSEDGGTSNLILPDLQDTARIYLGGAEQALVRQVGAAAIQVRTVEGKNRLQILIQHMGRLNFSPHLGESKGLSGPVYLGGSVQDIRRDWQAASGIVHLDEVHHLEEKENTLLSRSFTLDGMDRAILVGAVSRGLRVNGIDVPLEGYQDWFSFHTVDLSLYLKPGEFNTLEMPYSRTPLNRLELIMYRSEDELTDWRMAGNEALLPKQWGTLDTSDETDNQMGAESAAQYGGNRMANPLIDRSYGQPMWYRWKFSRPSVPEHYQVNLMVRLTGMSKGTLHLNGHHLGRYWQIGPQEDYKVPVSWLQDENELLIFDEEGCTPDRIRLLYDGPSRYPWVVIE, from the coding sequence TTGACAGAGAAACCATCCCTTTTGCTTCATGAGCAGGAGCAGATTACAGATCCTGGGGCTGACAACCGTGTTTCTTCGGAATGGAGTTATGACCGGCATAGCTTCATGTGGAATGGACAACGTGTATTTCTGAACAGTGCAACCATACATTACTTCCGGATGCCAAGGGAAGAGTGGCGGGAGGTATTGGTTAAAGCGAAACTGGCCGGTATGAACTGTATCGATACGTACTTTGCCTGGAACGTGCATGAACCCGAGGAAGGACAATGGGCGTTTGATGGAGATCACGACTGCGGGGCTTTCCTGGATCTGTGTGCCGAACTGGGCATGTGGGTCATCGCACGTCCAGGACCGTTCATCTGTGCGGAATGGGATTTTGGCGGATTTCCTTATTGGCTGGAAACGAAACCGAACATGAAATTCCGTGAAAACAACGAAACCTATCTGCACTATGTGGACCTGTACTTCGACCGGATCGTACCGATTATTCGGGAGCGCCAGGTTTCCGCAGGGGGCAGCGTCATTTTGGTACAGGTCGAGAACGAATACGGTTATCTGATGGATGACGTCGCAGCAAGCGACCATATGTATTATCTTAGGGATGGGTTGCTCCGTCGCGGAATCGATGTTCCGCTTATCACCTGTGTGGGTGGGGCAGAGGGCACGATCGAGGGGGCCAATTTCTGGTCAGGCGCTGACGGGCATTATGCGAAGCTGCGTGCCAAACAGCCGGATACACCGAAGATGGTTACGGAATTCTGGACCGGCTGGTTCGAAAACTGGGGCGGCCCATCTGCCATTCAGAAAACGGCGCCATTACTGGAAAAGCGACTGATGGAAATTCTCCGTGCCGGATATACCGGAATCAGCCATTACATGTTCTATGGCGGGACCAACTTTGGCGGATATGGCGGAAGAACCGTGGGCAGCAGTGATATATTCATGATCACTTCGTATGACTATGATGCCCCGCTGAATGAATACGGGCGTGTGACGCCGAAGTACGCGGTGACCAAGAAGTGGTCCTATTTCGTGAATGCTTTCGGAGCGTTTCTCATGGCATCCGAAGAGATTCCGGAAGCAGAGATTGGCGTACGCCACCCTTCAGGAATCTCCGTGCGGGGCCGGCGTTTCGGCGACCAGAATATCTGGTTCCTGGAGAGTCACCTGGATGAACGTCAGACGGTTCCAATTACGCTGGAAGAAGGATGGACACTTCCTGTTGCCTTGGGTCCTGGACAGATCGTTCCGGTTTTTGACCGGATTCGGATCGCGGATGATGTCTTTCTGACCGGTGGTGCATGGATTGCAGGCAACGAAATCGTGAGTGGAGAACGAACATTGTTCATTGTAGGAGATACGGGACAGCGTTCGGTTGTGGAGCTGGAGGCCCCGTCACTGCGAGTGATCAGCAGCAGCATGCAGCTTCTGCTTGATCATGACCCGGTAAGCGATGTCCGGCGTTTGGATTTGTATCATTTCCGCGAACCCGGGACGGTTCGTCTGGAGGCTGGCGGCGTCCCGCTCCGCATCATTGTGCTGGATAGTGAAGCCATGGATCGTACCTGGAGAATCGAAGGTGTGAGTCAGGAACAGCTGCGTTATGCCATTGGATTGGATGATGTCAACCTTCTGCCATCCGGGCAGGTCGAGGGCATGATCTCCGATCCGGATCGGTCCATTCTGCTGCTTGGTGGCTGGCCCGGTGGTGAACAGATGCTGACCGGACGCGAGTTTATCCATCGGGTTACCGCAGCGGAGTCCAATTGTGCGGAGGATACACATCATAATCATGCAGCAAAGGGAACTCACCATGAGCAGCTGCCCACGCTGCCGATGCCTCCAAGGTTGCCCGAATCCCCGGACGTGTCACGCATAACGTTGGAAGCGATAGGACAATCACCAAGCGGTCAGCCGGAACACTTCGCTAAGTACGGGCAGGATTACGGATATCTGCTCTATGAATGTGACTTCCACAGTGAGGATGGCGGTACGAGCAATCTCATTCTGCCGGATCTTCAGGATACGGCCAGAATATACCTTGGTGGCGCGGAACAGGCTCTGGTGAGGCAGGTTGGCGCTGCGGCGATCCAGGTGAGGACTGTGGAAGGAAAGAACCGGCTTCAGATCCTGATCCAGCACATGGGACGACTGAATTTCTCGCCACATCTGGGAGAAAGCAAAGGATTGTCAGGGCCTGTGTATCTTGGCGGTTCCGTACAGGACATCCGGCGGGACTGGCAAGCAGCAAGTGGGATTGTTCATCTGGATGAAGTACATCATCTGGAGGAAAAGGAAAATACGCTTCTCAGCCGGAGTTTTACCCTGGATGGCATGGATCGTGCCATTCTGGTTGGAGCTGTGAGCAGGGGGCTGCGGGTTAATGGCATCGATGTACCGCTCGAAGGATATCAGGACTGGTTTTCATTTCACACGGTGGATCTGTCACTCTATTTGAAACCGGGTGAGTTCAACACACTGGAGATGCCTTACAGCAGAACTCCGCTGAATCGGCTGGAGCTGATCATGTACCGAAGTGAAGATGAGCTGACAGACTGGCGGATGGCAGGTAACGAAGCTCTGCTTCCCAAGCAGTGGGGAACACTAGATACATCCGATGAAACAGATAATCAAATGGGAGCTGAAAGTGCCGCTCAGTATGGTGGCAATCGTATGGCCAATCCGCTAATTGATCGTTCATATGGCCAGCCAATGTGGTACCGTTGGAAGTTCTCCCGGCCTAGTGTGCCGGAACATTACCAAGTGAATCTGATGGTGCGTCTTACTGGAATGAGCAAGGGAACGCTACATTTGAATGGACATCATCTGGGCCGCTATTGGCAGATTGGTCCGCAGGAAGATTACAAAGTTCCTGTTTCCTGGCTCCAGGATGAGAATGAACTGCTCATATTTGATGAGGAAGGTTGTACACCTGATCGAATACGACTTCTGTATGATGGGCCGTCCCGATATCCATGGGTTGTAATCGAATAG
- a CDS encoding GNAT family N-acetyltransferase — translation MNTPFAFDEFPILKTDRFNLRAAAEQDAPDILALYSNETVVEFMPFTPFERVEDALDEMGWYAKIFREQSGLRWMIEDVESGKVVGTCGFLNREELHNRAEIGYDLHPEYWGKGVMTEVARAVLDFGFMNMQLNKIEAKVEPKNEASIRLLHKLGFQQEGLLRQHEFEKGRYIDLAVFSKLKSEV, via the coding sequence ATGAATACCCCGTTTGCGTTTGACGAATTTCCTATTCTTAAGACCGACCGTTTCAACCTGCGCGCCGCAGCTGAACAGGATGCTCCAGATATTTTGGCGTTGTATTCCAATGAGACCGTTGTGGAATTTATGCCGTTTACGCCTTTTGAAAGGGTGGAAGATGCACTGGATGAGATGGGTTGGTATGCGAAGATTTTCAGGGAGCAGTCCGGTTTGCGCTGGATGATTGAAGATGTGGAGTCCGGTAAAGTGGTGGGTACCTGCGGATTCCTGAATAGAGAAGAACTACATAACCGTGCAGAGATCGGATACGATTTGCATCCCGAGTATTGGGGGAAGGGCGTCATGACCGAGGTAGCACGTGCCGTGCTGGATTTTGGCTTCATGAACATGCAGCTGAACAAGATTGAAGCGAAAGTGGAACCGAAGAATGAGGCCTCGATCAGGCTGCTGCACAAGCTTGGTTTTCAACAGGAAGGACTGCTGCGGCAGCATGAGTTTGAAAAGGGACGGTACATCGATCTTGCGGTGTTCTCCAAGTTAAAGAGCGAGGTATAA
- a CDS encoding exodeoxyribonuclease III, with the protein MKLVSWNVNGLRACVTKGFMDYYKESQADIFCVQETKLQAGQIEMDLGEEVYQYWNYAIKKGYSGTAVFTRIKPLSVRYGMEEDSEPEGRMITLEFDRFYLVNVYTPNAKRDLTRLPYRLEWEDRFLKYILQLEQTKPVIVCGDLNVAHQEIDLKNPKPNMGNSGFTLEERGKMTELLAAGYVDSFRHLYPDRTDVYSWWSYMPKVRERNVGWRIDYFLVSNQLAPLVEDANIDCHVLGSDHCPVGLTLQL; encoded by the coding sequence ATGAAGCTGGTGTCCTGGAATGTGAATGGGTTAAGGGCATGCGTTACCAAAGGATTCATGGATTATTATAAAGAAAGCCAGGCAGATATTTTCTGTGTACAGGAAACCAAACTTCAGGCAGGCCAGATTGAGATGGACCTTGGGGAAGAGGTATACCAATACTGGAACTATGCCATCAAAAAAGGGTATTCCGGTACAGCCGTATTTACCCGGATCAAGCCGTTATCCGTCCGTTACGGGATGGAGGAAGACAGTGAACCGGAAGGCCGGATGATTACGCTGGAATTTGACCGTTTTTATCTGGTGAATGTCTATACTCCCAATGCGAAGCGTGATCTCACCCGTCTTCCGTACCGACTGGAGTGGGAGGATCGTTTCCTGAAATATATCCTGCAGCTTGAGCAGACCAAGCCGGTCATCGTCTGTGGTGACCTGAATGTGGCTCATCAGGAGATTGACCTGAAGAATCCGAAGCCCAATATGGGCAACTCCGGATTTACGCTGGAAGAGCGAGGGAAGATGACCGAACTGCTGGCGGCGGGATATGTGGACAGCTTCCGGCATTTGTATCCAGATCGCACGGACGTATATAGCTGGTGGTCTTATATGCCGAAGGTACGGGAGAGGAATGTGGGCTGGCGCATTGATTATTTTCTTGTGTCCAATCAATTGGCACCGCTGGTCGAAGATGCGAACATTGACTGTCATGTGCTGGGCAGTGACCACTGTCCAGTCGGTCTGACGCTGCAACTGTAG
- a CDS encoding alpha/beta fold hydrolase, whose protein sequence is MNKGLRRGLKVLGGLMLAAGLLLLTGTAYEAYQSAQDMKSYTPPGRLYEVSGRNMHLYSAGKGSSTVVLASGWGTPNPYVDFSPLYDKLKSRVKIAVYDRFGYGYSDYTEQPRDIDTIVDEVHQLLRKSGQRPPYIMVGHSLGSLETLRYAQLYPDEVAGIVMIDGGSPEYYSTVEMDAPDWYFDSARFLVKTGIARTLLHSDRMMATLVIDPDLVAEPMKKAATSSTLKHAYNDNVMDEIHRSRINAARVLENKQEFSFPLTILTAGSDQPSEGSQAWQADQAEFASWSIQGRQQIVPHAEHYIHNSQPDDVADAILEMAKSTGSK, encoded by the coding sequence ATGAACAAGGGGTTACGAAGAGGACTGAAAGTATTGGGTGGACTGATGCTTGCGGCAGGTCTGCTGCTGCTTACAGGTACGGCTTACGAGGCTTATCAGTCTGCACAGGATATGAAGTCATACACGCCGCCTGGTAGGCTGTATGAAGTAAGTGGACGCAATATGCACCTCTACTCGGCAGGAAAGGGATCTTCGACAGTTGTCCTCGCATCAGGATGGGGAACACCGAATCCCTACGTGGATTTCAGTCCGCTGTACGACAAGCTGAAATCCCGCGTGAAAATTGCCGTATATGACCGATTCGGGTATGGATACAGCGACTATACGGAGCAGCCGCGTGACATCGATACCATTGTAGATGAAGTTCATCAATTGCTGCGCAAATCCGGTCAGCGACCACCGTATATCATGGTGGGCCACTCCCTGGGATCTCTGGAGACGCTTCGATATGCACAATTGTATCCGGATGAGGTGGCAGGTATCGTCATGATCGATGGGGGCAGTCCTGAATATTACAGCACAGTGGAGATGGATGCGCCAGACTGGTATTTCGATTCAGCAAGGTTTCTGGTGAAAACAGGCATTGCACGTACATTGCTGCATTCGGATCGGATGATGGCAACGCTGGTTATTGACCCGGATCTGGTTGCAGAACCGATGAAAAAGGCCGCTACCAGTTCGACGCTGAAGCATGCGTACAATGACAACGTGATGGATGAGATCCATCGTTCCAGGATCAACGCAGCCCGCGTGCTGGAGAACAAACAGGAATTTTCTTTTCCCCTAACGATCCTGACGGCGGGATCAGACCAACCAAGTGAGGGAAGCCAGGCATGGCAGGCAGATCAAGCCGAGTTTGCCTCATGGTCCATACAGGGAAGACAGCAGATCGTTCCTCACGCGGAGCATTACATCCATAACAGTCAACCGGATGACGTAGCGGATGCCATATTGGAAATGGCTAAGTCAACAGGCAGCAAATGA
- a CDS encoding diaminopimelate dehydrogenase: MIKVGIVGYGNLGKGVEKAIAQNPDLELVAVFTRRNPEQMVAEGTEVRFEHISAAEQYIGKIDVMILCGGSATDLPEQTPAIAKLFNTVDSFDTHAKIPEFYAEVHAAAEQGGHVSVISTGWDPGLFSMNRLLAQSILPEGKEYTFWGKGVSQGHSDAIRRVPGVKAGVQYTVPVEEVINRIRAGETPELSTREKHLRQCYVVAEEGANQDEIRETIVSMPNYFADYDTTVTFISEEQLKSEHEGMPHGGFVIRSGVTGTGQKQIVEFGLKLDSNPEFTASVLVAYARAAQRLSLEGHKGAKTVFDIPLGHLSPKSAEELRRDLL; encoded by the coding sequence ATGATTAAAGTTGGTATCGTAGGTTACGGAAATCTGGGTAAAGGCGTGGAGAAAGCCATTGCGCAAAACCCGGACTTGGAACTCGTTGCCGTATTTACACGGCGTAACCCGGAGCAGATGGTTGCAGAAGGTACAGAAGTACGTTTTGAACACATCTCTGCTGCTGAGCAATACATAGGTAAAATCGATGTTATGATTCTGTGCGGCGGTTCGGCAACGGATCTTCCGGAGCAGACACCTGCCATTGCCAAGTTGTTCAATACAGTGGACAGCTTCGATACACATGCCAAAATTCCTGAATTCTATGCGGAAGTTCATGCTGCGGCAGAGCAAGGCGGTCACGTAAGCGTGATCTCCACAGGCTGGGACCCAGGCTTGTTCTCCATGAACCGCCTGCTTGCTCAATCCATTCTGCCAGAAGGTAAAGAGTACACATTCTGGGGTAAAGGGGTCAGTCAAGGTCACTCCGATGCGATCCGCCGAGTTCCAGGTGTGAAGGCGGGTGTTCAGTACACTGTACCTGTTGAAGAAGTCATCAACCGGATTCGTGCAGGAGAGACACCGGAATTGTCCACACGCGAGAAACATCTGCGTCAATGCTATGTGGTGGCTGAAGAAGGTGCCAACCAGGATGAAATTCGTGAAACCATTGTATCCATGCCGAACTATTTTGCAGATTACGATACAACGGTAACATTCATTTCTGAAGAGCAGCTTAAATCGGAACATGAAGGTATGCCGCACGGTGGATTTGTTATTCGTAGTGGTGTTACCGGTACAGGACAAAAGCAAATTGTGGAGTTTGGTCTGAAGCTCGATAGCAACCCTGAATTTACCGCTAGTGTACTGGTCGCTTATGCACGGGCTGCACAGCGTCTGAGCCTGGAAGGACATAAAGGGGCCAAAACGGTATTTGATATTCCACTTGGTCACCTGTCCCCGAAATCCGCTGAGGAACTTCGCCGCGATCTTCTGTAA